The following are from one region of the Cyanobium gracile PCC 6307 genome:
- a CDS encoding MgPME-cyclase complex family protein: protein MTRYHFVAASRAFLLEEEPLEEVLRERRRNYAEKDKAIDFWLLERPAFLEAPELAATVAAVPRPAAAVVSTDEKFITFMKLRLEFVAVGSFEAPSAGIPDPLATLN from the coding sequence ATGACCCGCTACCACTTCGTCGCCGCCAGCCGCGCCTTCCTGCTTGAGGAGGAACCCCTGGAGGAGGTGCTGCGCGAGCGCCGGCGCAACTACGCCGAAAAGGACAAGGCCATCGACTTCTGGCTCCTGGAGCGCCCTGCCTTCCTGGAAGCCCCCGAGCTGGCCGCCACCGTGGCCGCCGTGCCCCGGCCGGCGGCGGCGGTGGTGTCCACCGACGAGAAGTTCATCACTTTCATGAAGCTGCGCCTGGAGTTCGTGGCCGTGGGCAGCTTCGAGGCCCCCAGCGCGGGGATCCCCGACCCCCTGGCCACCCTGAACTGA
- a CDS encoding phosphomannose isomerase type II C-terminal cupin domain: MAERVERPWGWFETLATGPGYLVKRLRIRAEQRISLQRHQQRCEHWVVVSGEGVMETEDGGITAVPGATLFIPCGALHRAAAGATDLEIIEVQLGEVLREEDIERFDDDYGRVVKSHFNL; encoded by the coding sequence ATGGCTGAGCGGGTTGAGCGGCCCTGGGGATGGTTTGAGACCCTCGCCACAGGTCCCGGCTACCTCGTCAAGCGTCTGCGGATCAGGGCGGAGCAGCGCATCAGCCTGCAGCGCCACCAGCAGCGCTGCGAGCACTGGGTCGTGGTAAGCGGCGAGGGGGTGATGGAGACCGAAGACGGCGGCATCACCGCCGTCCCCGGCGCCACCCTGTTCATCCCCTGTGGCGCCCTGCACCGGGCGGCGGCCGGAGCCACCGACCTGGAGATCATCGAGGTGCAGCTGGGCGAGGTGCTGCGGGAGGAGGACATCGAGCGTTTCGACGACGATTACGGCAGGGTGGTAAAGTCTCATTTCAACCTTTGA
- a CDS encoding metallophosphoesterase, which translates to MTFPDRRPPHHRPPHHWVIGDVHGCAEALQRLLVQLPAGDRLVFCGDVINRGCRIEESMELVWDLVRRQRAVWLKGNHERDLVRQLDTGVAPGRPDLNGNDTYRQLGAARCRLWRDRLDQLPLAYWGQGWVATHAGFDPRTWQPDLNVRLAFWQAYDDRFGEVIVGHTPGPGLRRLGSIVLLDTGACYGGDLTAYCPETRQTRHVSNLAAAGSPMATPTSGSAMSRAL; encoded by the coding sequence ATGACGTTCCCGGACCGACGTCCACCCCATCACCGTCCACCCCACCACTGGGTCATCGGCGATGTGCATGGATGTGCGGAAGCTCTGCAACGCCTTCTCGTCCAGTTGCCGGCCGGCGATCGCCTCGTGTTCTGCGGCGACGTCATCAACCGCGGCTGCCGCATCGAGGAGTCCATGGAACTGGTCTGGGACCTGGTGCGTCGCCAGCGGGCGGTGTGGCTGAAGGGCAACCATGAACGGGATCTGGTGCGTCAGCTCGACACGGGCGTGGCGCCTGGCCGTCCCGACCTGAACGGCAACGACACCTACCGCCAGCTGGGAGCGGCCCGCTGTCGCCTCTGGCGCGACCGCCTCGACCAGCTGCCCCTCGCCTACTGGGGTCAGGGCTGGGTGGCCACCCATGCCGGCTTCGATCCCCGCACCTGGCAGCCCGACCTCAACGTGAGGCTGGCTTTCTGGCAGGCCTACGACGACCGTTTCGGCGAGGTGATCGTCGGCCATACCCCCGGGCCCGGCCTGCGGCGGCTGGGCTCGATCGTCCTGCTCGACACCGGCGCCTGCTACGGCGGCGACCTCACCGCCTACTGCCCGGAAACGCGGCAGACGCGGCACGTCAGCAACCTGGCGGCGGCGGGTTCCCCGATGGCGACCCCGACCTCCGGCTCGGCGATGAGCCGGGCCCTCTGA
- a CDS encoding exodeoxyribonuclease V subunit gamma: MLTVFRSNRAEFLARLLATQLRLHPPDPFEQVQVVVNTWPTSRWLGEQLAEHLGGIAANLRFPFPGSHLRQLVDQLLVPVGEIPTAGAVDPWRADRLVWPLLGLLPAVAAEAEGEPLRRWLAGRGAAAQLELGHWQLGRAIADAFDDYALYRPELLRAWEGGQAIDGHGRPLPDSQLWQPLLYRALGAELGAEPFGRRVQELIARLRRGGPCPEAGGAPLRLFGLSSMAPIQVQLLQALSRHRTVDLYLLTPCRDLWQRCGERRQELSDALALRQPLDAAWLLEAPGLEARFGRLGGEFQQLLEGTGEAQLGEEQDRDLFFAAAAGTTRPPLLAQLQEQLADADRIPSLAMDPEDHSLEFHPCPGRLRQVQIVRDRLLQLLAADPGLEPRDILVMTPDIDGFAPLVASVFGDAHATGVALPWRLTDRSQQDGAGMASTLLLLLELAGTRLTATGLETLLGCRPLLERFGLELAEAARLVEALQEAGFRWGLDGQEKDPPSHSLAWTIDRLLLGLVLPADPGLAPGETAPWEAVVPLELAGRWLHLLGRLRHWLGELRRGGTVSDWAERLRRLIDDLFGATGDDADERPELMGAIDAWQTAAGACALSLEAPVAAAALRELLGAESGRFGHRSGALTISALEPMRAIPYRVIVLMGLDAGLFPRPGDRPAFHLMEGQRQLGDPHPADQDRYVLMEALLSARDHLLLSWSCRDDRTGAALPPSGPVGQWLQWLAGQLDAEAMGRLLVEHAANPLDRRNFLPAGGREAPSCDRRLLEAVRCLAGERPVPPAALLAGASPQEAPPDGDGEAYAELRDWLVAPQKHWLRSLGLRPGEWEKRVDDLEALALGERERSSLLRETLQRSEGEPGGEAPRSAADWLERHRGQGLLPPGAAGPLEAQLLQRRWTGLVNALEALGPPRRPSHHLGPWQAAIPWRGDAVVLAHTAQARVSHRLELWLQLLLASAAGAAPSRGVLIARDGDGYGPVLVLTAPDPVAARDELERLAGLERQWRSRGWPVPPETGWSHVAGERKKPGQGRAKAAGTWEGSGFHAGERNRAEMEACFGPGLAADDLLTPEVLALATDLFSPLLAAEVVR; this comes from the coding sequence TTGCTGACGGTCTTTCGCAGCAACCGGGCCGAGTTCCTGGCCCGCCTGCTGGCCACCCAGCTGCGTCTCCACCCGCCCGACCCGTTCGAGCAGGTCCAGGTGGTCGTCAACACCTGGCCCACCAGCCGCTGGCTCGGCGAGCAGCTGGCCGAGCACCTCGGCGGTATCGCCGCCAACCTGCGCTTTCCCTTCCCCGGGAGCCACCTGCGCCAGCTGGTCGACCAGCTGCTGGTCCCCGTCGGGGAGATCCCCACGGCGGGGGCCGTCGATCCCTGGCGTGCCGACCGTCTCGTCTGGCCCCTGCTGGGCCTGCTGCCGGCGGTCGCCGCCGAAGCGGAAGGGGAGCCGCTGCGTCGCTGGCTCGCGGGCAGGGGGGCGGCAGCCCAGCTGGAACTGGGCCACTGGCAGCTGGGGCGGGCCATCGCCGATGCCTTCGACGACTACGCCCTCTACCGGCCCGAGCTGCTGCGGGCCTGGGAGGGCGGGCAGGCGATCGATGGTCACGGCCGGCCGCTGCCCGACAGCCAGCTCTGGCAGCCCCTCCTCTACCGCGCCCTGGGGGCGGAACTGGGTGCCGAACCGTTCGGACGCCGGGTGCAGGAGCTGATCGCCCGACTGCGCCGCGGCGGCCCCTGCCCCGAAGCGGGCGGCGCCCCCCTGCGACTCTTCGGCCTGAGCAGCATGGCGCCGATCCAGGTGCAGCTCCTGCAGGCCCTCAGCCGGCACCGGACCGTGGACCTCTACCTGCTGACGCCGTGCCGCGATCTCTGGCAGCGCTGCGGTGAGCGCCGCCAGGAGCTGAGCGACGCCCTGGCCCTGCGCCAGCCGCTCGACGCCGCCTGGCTGCTGGAGGCCCCGGGACTGGAGGCCCGCTTCGGCCGCCTGGGGGGAGAGTTCCAGCAGCTGCTCGAGGGCACCGGCGAGGCCCAGCTTGGGGAGGAGCAGGACCGCGACCTCTTCTTCGCGGCCGCCGCCGGCACCACCCGGCCCCCCCTGCTGGCCCAGCTGCAGGAGCAGCTGGCCGACGCGGACCGCATCCCGTCCCTGGCCATGGATCCGGAGGATCACTCCCTGGAGTTCCACCCCTGTCCCGGCCGGCTGCGCCAGGTGCAGATCGTGCGCGACCGCCTGCTGCAGCTCCTGGCGGCCGACCCCGGCCTCGAACCGCGGGACATCCTGGTGATGACGCCCGACATCGACGGATTCGCCCCCCTGGTGGCCTCGGTGTTCGGCGACGCCCACGCCACGGGCGTGGCACTCCCCTGGCGCCTCACCGACCGCAGCCAGCAGGACGGGGCGGGGATGGCCAGCACCCTGCTGCTGTTGCTGGAGCTGGCCGGCACCCGGCTGACCGCCACCGGCCTGGAGACCCTGCTGGGCTGCCGGCCCCTGCTGGAGCGGTTCGGCCTCGAGCTGGCCGAGGCGGCCCGCCTGGTGGAGGCGCTGCAGGAGGCGGGTTTCCGCTGGGGTCTGGACGGCCAGGAGAAGGACCCGCCCTCCCACAGCCTGGCCTGGACGATCGATCGGCTGCTGCTCGGCCTGGTGCTGCCCGCCGACCCGGGCCTGGCGCCCGGGGAGACCGCCCCCTGGGAGGCGGTGGTGCCCCTGGAGCTGGCCGGCCGCTGGCTGCACCTGCTGGGGCGGCTGCGCCACTGGCTCGGGGAACTGCGGCGGGGCGGCACGGTCAGCGACTGGGCGGAGCGGCTGCGGCGGCTGATCGATGACCTCTTCGGGGCCACGGGCGACGACGCCGACGAGCGGCCCGAGCTGATGGGGGCCATCGACGCCTGGCAGACGGCCGCCGGTGCCTGCGCCCTGTCCCTGGAGGCACCGGTGGCGGCGGCCGCGCTGCGGGAACTGCTCGGGGCCGAGAGCGGCCGCTTCGGCCACCGCAGCGGCGCTCTCACCATCAGTGCCCTCGAACCGATGCGGGCCATCCCCTACCGGGTGATCGTGCTGATGGGACTGGATGCGGGCCTGTTTCCCCGGCCCGGCGACCGGCCCGCCTTCCATCTGATGGAGGGCCAGCGGCAGCTCGGCGATCCCCACCCCGCCGACCAGGACCGCTACGTGCTGATGGAGGCCCTGCTCTCCGCCCGGGACCACCTGCTGCTGAGCTGGAGCTGCCGCGACGACCGCACCGGCGCCGCCCTGCCCCCCTCCGGCCCGGTGGGCCAGTGGCTGCAGTGGCTGGCCGGCCAGCTGGATGCGGAGGCCATGGGGCGGCTGCTGGTGGAGCACGCCGCCAACCCCCTCGACCGGCGCAACTTCCTGCCCGCAGGCGGGCGGGAAGCCCCCAGCTGCGACAGGCGGCTGCTGGAGGCGGTGCGCTGCCTGGCCGGCGAACGGCCGGTGCCGCCCGCGGCGCTGCTGGCCGGAGCGTCCCCCCAGGAGGCTCCCCCCGACGGCGACGGCGAGGCCTACGCCGAACTGCGGGACTGGCTGGTGGCGCCCCAGAAGCACTGGCTGCGGTCCCTGGGGCTGCGGCCAGGGGAGTGGGAGAAGCGGGTCGACGACCTCGAGGCCCTGGCCCTGGGGGAGAGGGAGCGCTCCTCCCTGTTGCGGGAGACCCTGCAGCGCAGCGAAGGGGAGCCCGGCGGAGAGGCCCCCCGGTCGGCCGCCGACTGGCTGGAACGGCACCGGGGGCAGGGCCTGCTGCCGCCCGGGGCGGCGGGCCCCCTGGAGGCGCAGCTCCTGCAGCGCCGCTGGACGGGCCTGGTGAACGCCCTGGAGGCCCTCGGCCCGCCCCGGCGCCCCAGCCACCACTTGGGCCCCTGGCAGGCCGCGATCCCCTGGCGGGGCGACGCCGTCGTGCTGGCCCACACGGCCCAGGCCCGGGTCAGCCACCGGCTGGAACTCTGGCTCCAGCTCCTGCTGGCCAGCGCCGCCGGTGCCGCCCCGAGCCGGGGGGTGCTGATCGCCCGGGACGGCGATGGCTATGGGCCGGTGCTGGTGCTCACCGCACCGGACCCTGTGGCGGCACGGGATGAACTGGAGCGTCTGGCCGGGCTGGAGCGGCAGTGGCGCAGCCGGGGATGGCCGGTGCCGCCGGAAACGGGCTGGAGCCATGTGGCGGGCGAGCGCAAGAAACCCGGCCAGGGACGGGCCAAGGCTGCCGGCACCTGGGAGGGCTCCGGTTTCCACGCCGGCGAGCGGAATCGGGCCGAGATGGAGGCCTGCTTCGGCCCCGGCCTGGCGGCGGACGATCTGCTGACGCCGGAAGTCCTGGCCCTGGCCACCGACCTCTTCTCCCCCCTGCTGGCGGCGGAGGTGGTGCGATGA
- a CDS encoding ATP-dependent DNA helicase, with translation MREPLQTAQPWVGALALSLAEALPRLHGTPPDPLVGELIAALTAALARGELELDLRGPRPAEVSEAAWPEGHRRALAASSLAGDPDGPLALEEGRLQWRRWQRQRQAVLEALVDRAGALVPGGDGEAPGAAEPGAAGPGAAGPGAAEPGAPRSLDARQRQALAAVLRHGLVLLEGGPGTGKTSTVAAMIAAHRVHQPDARIHLAAPTGKAAGRLRAATGGALPCTTLHRLLESRGDRFGRHRGRPLDLDLLVVDEVSMVDLGLMGALLEALPSACRLVLVGDPAQLPPIAPGAVLQDLQRPEHRRRLGGAAITLTTTYRNAGAIAAVAAALRQGLGAAPAPQDPDPIAAIRPLLQALDDTDNLHWRPCSPRTLPAELLERLRRHQDALARLAGHCRPGSPRGCRALLAERDRLLVMAPQRQGRWGLEAIHRTLLGARRDGDLQDLPPGTPVLCRRNLPELDLANGDVGVLVGGPGPSARLLFGDGEGEPLWIHPGQLAGAAEPALALTVHKAQGSEAEEVIVLLPSGTARDGRLLYTALTRARQAALLISEQEDGPMAGKGP, from the coding sequence ATGAGGGAACCCCTCCAGACCGCCCAGCCCTGGGTGGGAGCCCTCGCCCTCAGCCTGGCCGAAGCTCTGCCCCGTCTCCATGGCACCCCCCCCGATCCCCTGGTCGGCGAGCTGATCGCCGCCCTCACCGCGGCCCTGGCCCGGGGCGAGCTGGAGCTGGATCTGCGGGGCCCGAGACCGGCGGAGGTCAGCGAAGCCGCCTGGCCAGAGGGGCACCGCCGGGCCCTGGCCGCCAGTTCGCTCGCCGGCGATCCGGACGGGCCCCTGGCCCTGGAGGAGGGCCGACTGCAGTGGCGCCGCTGGCAGCGGCAGCGGCAGGCGGTGCTCGAGGCGCTGGTCGATCGGGCCGGAGCCCTGGTGCCGGGCGGCGACGGCGAAGCTCCCGGTGCTGCGGAGCCCGGCGCTGCGGGTCCCGGTGCTGCGGGTCCCGGTGCTGCGGAGCCCGGCGCCCCCCGGAGCCTCGATGCCCGGCAGCGGCAGGCGTTGGCGGCGGTGCTCCGCCACGGTCTGGTGCTGCTGGAGGGTGGACCCGGCACCGGCAAGACCAGCACGGTGGCGGCCATGATCGCGGCCCACCGGGTGCACCAGCCCGACGCCCGCATCCATCTGGCGGCGCCCACCGGCAAGGCGGCGGGCCGGCTGCGGGCGGCCACCGGGGGCGCCCTTCCCTGCACCACCCTGCACCGGCTGCTGGAGAGCCGCGGCGACCGGTTCGGCCGCCACCGCGGCCGCCCCCTCGACCTCGACCTGCTGGTGGTCGATGAGGTCTCGATGGTGGATCTGGGCCTGATGGGCGCCCTGCTGGAGGCTCTGCCCAGCGCCTGTCGGCTGGTGCTGGTGGGCGACCCGGCCCAGCTGCCCCCGATCGCTCCCGGGGCCGTGCTGCAGGACCTGCAGCGGCCCGAACACCGCCGCCGGCTGGGGGGCGCCGCCATCACCCTGACCACCACCTACCGCAACGCCGGGGCCATCGCCGCCGTGGCCGCCGCCCTGCGCCAGGGGCTGGGAGCGGCCCCCGCCCCGCAGGATCCGGATCCGATCGCCGCCATCCGCCCCCTGCTGCAGGCCCTGGATGACACCGACAACCTGCACTGGCGCCCCTGCTCCCCCCGGACTCTGCCGGCGGAGCTGCTGGAGCGGCTGCGCCGCCACCAGGACGCGCTGGCCAGGCTGGCGGGGCATTGCCGGCCGGGCTCCCCCCGGGGATGCCGGGCGCTGCTGGCGGAACGGGACCGCCTGCTGGTGATGGCGCCCCAACGCCAGGGACGCTGGGGCCTGGAGGCGATCCACCGGACCCTGCTGGGGGCTCGGCGGGACGGCGACCTGCAGGATCTCCCCCCGGGCACCCCCGTCCTCTGCCGCCGCAACCTGCCGGAACTGGACCTGGCCAACGGCGATGTGGGCGTGCTCGTGGGCGGCCCCGGGCCCTCGGCGCGCCTGCTGTTCGGGGACGGGGAGGGGGAGCCGCTCTGGATCCATCCCGGCCAGCTGGCCGGGGCCGCCGAACCGGCCCTCGCCCTGACGGTCCACAAGGCCCAGGGCAGCGAAGCCGAGGAGGTGATCGTGCTGCTGCCCAGCGGCACCGCCCGCGACGGGCGGCTGCTCTACACCGCCCTGACCCGGGCGCGGCAGGCGGCCCTTCTGATCAGCGAGCAAGAGGACGGGCCCATGGCCGGGAAAGGCCCGTAA
- a CDS encoding UvrD-helicase domain-containing protein yields MTRAGNGSPGPERFEANNVSLDDGVVLLEASAGTGKTFALAHLVLRLLAERRLGLRELLVVTYTNAAAAELRDRIGRRLQEALTGLQPPDGWAAPDPVLVEWLEHQPEEPGARGTVQGLLLLALEELDAADITTIHGFCQRTLRRHAMEAARPPELTLEIDAADLVRQVAHDYWQQQVLALPLHLAEGLAAAIDLGDLERLLLLLDGDPGLALDPLPPGLGLERPLAEQLTALWEEPWARFRQAWSDGGRELEQAFRAAAAQWRAAGASATTPYAVKPRNDRSELVDAWLAQQPEGGSYAALMAQKELGSYFHPDPFCRMARKVEGTEREIQLPDPGLLEAVAALREGPAEAVLLHGSHWGRAELARRRARSGSIGFAQLLEGLDPGPDATAPTPLLRAVGQRYRAALIDEFQDTDPVQWRILRLAFTGDAHLLVMVGDPKQAIYRFRGGDLDTYRLARRSAARVLALQENRRSTPALIGSLNALMAPAGLPRSDLPVPAVLARSRRSGPDGMAPVRLLWLGGERGAGDALPSRSVLEARLPALVADAVLELLEQAPALAVDNGRPPSPLRASDIALLVHNHRQAEDLRSALERRHIASRLVSKADVFASPAATALQRLLDALADPADPGRLRLLAASPLLGWSARRIAEAAPAEWSELAGGLQALARDLPHQGPLGVLSRLVDGEGLARMSVSGRLLADLQQVAELLQERLHVEQLALVAAADWLRRLRLDQTRASGTIPESHQAHSDKADEAATVITVHRSKGLEFPVVICPYLWQAAGTPPPVATGWASAGIRPPAPAPTSTSTCVPPGDGDGRRCASTGTRNGLSGSGWPTWPSPGPSTCCCSPGGRRRASRPTPCSPGSSLRSPCPTPRTMAPSAGEATGTGSCGCRSRSGVGPWGSNCTRPPWSRAPRGPWRRHRRWRRPCAADRCPGARWTRAGGAAATPAGPAPPTAPSSRRRPSTKAATPAIPAPMARPQRGATRPCGRSRVPWPASPAARGPGTACTGCWSSWTTGFPPTRPPTGSWWNGSCAGPGWRRKPWSPCCGAWSRCASPPLVAGWGPCGWPIWGRSAGSTNSASTSPSASSGRRSWRPPSRTIPAVPSVPPTPPPWGACRWPAAASSPARST; encoded by the coding sequence ATGACCCGCGCCGGCAACGGCTCCCCCGGGCCCGAGCGCTTCGAGGCCAACAACGTCAGCCTCGATGACGGCGTCGTGCTGCTGGAGGCCAGCGCCGGCACCGGCAAGACCTTCGCCCTGGCCCATCTGGTGCTGCGGCTCCTGGCCGAGAGGCGGCTCGGCCTGCGGGAACTGCTGGTGGTGACCTACACCAATGCCGCGGCGGCGGAACTGCGCGATCGCATCGGCCGCCGGCTCCAGGAGGCCCTCACCGGCCTCCAGCCCCCCGACGGCTGGGCGGCGCCCGATCCGGTGCTGGTCGAATGGCTGGAGCACCAGCCGGAAGAGCCCGGCGCCCGCGGGACCGTGCAGGGCCTGCTGCTGCTGGCCCTCGAGGAGCTCGACGCCGCCGACATCACCACCATTCACGGCTTCTGCCAGCGCACGCTCCGGCGCCACGCCATGGAGGCCGCCCGCCCCCCCGAGCTGACGCTGGAGATCGACGCCGCCGACCTGGTGCGCCAGGTCGCCCACGACTACTGGCAGCAGCAGGTGCTGGCCCTTCCCTTGCACCTGGCGGAGGGGCTGGCGGCGGCCATCGACCTGGGGGATCTGGAGCGGCTGCTGCTGCTGCTCGATGGCGACCCCGGCCTGGCCCTCGATCCCCTGCCGCCGGGCCTGGGCCTGGAGCGACCGCTGGCCGAGCAGCTGACGGCGCTCTGGGAGGAGCCCTGGGCACGGTTCCGGCAGGCCTGGTCGGACGGAGGCCGGGAGCTGGAGCAGGCCTTCCGCGCCGCCGCCGCCCAGTGGCGGGCCGCCGGGGCCAGCGCCACCACCCCCTATGCCGTCAAACCAAGAAACGATCGCAGCGAGCTGGTCGACGCCTGGCTCGCCCAGCAGCCCGAGGGCGGCAGCTATGCCGCCCTGATGGCCCAGAAGGAACTGGGGTCCTATTTCCACCCCGACCCCTTCTGCCGGATGGCCAGGAAGGTGGAGGGTACGGAGCGGGAGATCCAGCTGCCCGACCCCGGGCTCCTGGAGGCGGTGGCCGCGCTGCGGGAGGGCCCGGCGGAGGCGGTGCTGCTGCATGGCTCCCACTGGGGGCGGGCGGAGCTGGCCCGGCGCCGGGCCCGCAGCGGCAGCATCGGCTTCGCCCAGCTGCTAGAGGGCCTTGACCCCGGCCCGGACGCCACCGCCCCCACCCCCCTGCTGCGGGCGGTGGGGCAGCGCTACAGGGCCGCCCTGATCGATGAATTCCAGGACACGGACCCGGTCCAGTGGCGGATCCTGCGGCTGGCCTTCACCGGCGACGCCCACCTGCTGGTGATGGTGGGGGATCCGAAGCAGGCCATCTACCGCTTCCGCGGCGGCGATCTGGACACCTACCGGCTGGCCCGCCGCAGCGCGGCGCGCGTGCTGGCGCTGCAGGAGAACCGCCGCTCAACCCCGGCGCTGATCGGGAGCCTCAATGCCTTGATGGCACCGGCGGGCCTGCCCCGTTCCGACCTGCCGGTGCCGGCGGTGCTGGCCCGTTCACGGCGGAGCGGGCCCGATGGCATGGCACCGGTGCGCCTGCTCTGGCTGGGGGGCGAGCGGGGGGCGGGCGATGCCCTGCCGAGCCGGAGCGTGCTGGAGGCCCGGCTGCCCGCCCTGGTGGCCGACGCCGTCCTGGAGCTGCTGGAGCAGGCCCCCGCCCTGGCGGTGGACAACGGACGGCCTCCCTCGCCCCTGCGGGCCAGCGACATCGCCCTGCTGGTCCACAACCACCGCCAGGCGGAGGACCTGCGCAGCGCCCTGGAGCGGCGGCACATCGCCAGCCGGCTGGTGAGCAAGGCCGACGTGTTCGCCAGCCCGGCCGCCACCGCCCTGCAGCGGCTGCTCGATGCGCTGGCCGATCCGGCCGATCCGGGCCGCCTGCGGCTGCTGGCCGCCTCCCCCCTGCTGGGCTGGTCGGCACGGCGGATCGCCGAAGCCGCTCCAGCCGAGTGGAGTGAACTGGCCGGCGGGCTCCAGGCCCTGGCCCGGGACCTGCCCCATCAGGGACCGCTCGGGGTGCTCTCACGACTGGTGGACGGGGAAGGGCTGGCCCGAATGAGCGTCAGCGGCCGGCTGCTGGCCGACCTGCAGCAGGTGGCCGAGCTGCTCCAGGAGCGGCTGCACGTCGAGCAGCTCGCCCTGGTGGCCGCCGCCGACTGGCTGCGGCGCCTGCGCCTCGACCAGACCCGCGCCAGCGGCACCATCCCTGAGTCCCACCAGGCCCACAGCGACAAGGCCGATGAGGCGGCGACGGTGATCACGGTGCACCGGAGCAAGGGGCTGGAGTTCCCGGTGGTGATCTGTCCCTACCTGTGGCAGGCGGCGGGCACCCCCCCGCCGGTGGCCACCGGGTGGGCCTCCGCTGGCATCCGGCCGCCGGCGCCGGCGCCCACCTCGACCTCCACCTGCGTCCCGCCTGGGGACGGGGATGGCAGGCGCTGCGCCAGCACCGGGACGCGGAACGGGCTGAGCGGGAGCGGCTGGCCTACGTGGCCGTCACCCGGGCCCAGCACCTGCTGCTGCTCGCCTGGGGGCCGGCGAAGGGCCAGCAGGCCAACCCCCTGTTCCCCTGGCTCTTCCCTGAGGAGCCCCTGCCCGACCCCGAGGACGATGGCCCCATCAGCGGGCGAAGCGACGGGGACTGGTTCATGCGGCTGCAGGAGCAGATCGGGCGTCGGGCCCTGGGGCTCGAACTGCACCAGGCCGCCATGGAGCCGGGCGCCTCGGGGACCCTGGCGCCGGCACCGGAGATGGCGGAGGCCCTGCGCTGCGGACCGGTGCCCCGGCGCACGCTGGACGCGAGCTGGGGGCGCAGCAGCTACACCGGCTGGACCCGCGCCGCCCACGGCGCCGTCGTCTCGGAGGCGGCCCTCGACCAAGGCCGCGACACCAGCGATCCCAGCCCCGATGGCGAGGCCCCAGAGGGGGGCGACGCGGCCCTGTGGCCGGAGCAGGGTCCCCTGGCCGGCTTCGCCCGCGGCCCGGGGGCCGGGGACTGCCTGCACCGGATGCTGGAGCAGCTGGACTACCGGGTTCCCACCGACACGCCCGCCAACCGGGAGCTGGTGGAACGGGAGCTGCGCCGGGCCGGGCTGGAGGCGGAAACCGTGGAGCCCCTGCTGCGGGGCCTGGAGCAGGTGCGCCTCACCCCCTTTGGTGGCGGGCTGGGGTCCCTGCGGGTGGCCGATCTGGGGCCGGAGCGCCGGCTCAACGAACTCAGCTTCGACCTCACCCTCGGCTTCGTCAGGGCGACGGAGCTGGCGGCCGCCTTCGCGGACCATCCCGGCGGTGCCTTCGGTGCCGCCTACGCCGCCACCGTGGGGAGCCTGCCGGTGGCCAGCCGCGGCTTCCTCACCGGCTCGATCGACCTGA